One part of the Candidatus Amarolinea dominans genome encodes these proteins:
- a CDS encoding AAA family ATPase, translating to MSNRDNECGPTHSIDGGNHAQASTEQNFGDYLQSFADREGCDLSTILAEIRSWYNGFAFSRRGETVYNPFSLLLLLDGQDFRNYWFESGTPTFLIQLIQNQHYDIRQLDDLNVGELAFSSYDIERLQVLPLLYQTGYLTIKGYDPERQLYRLGYPNREVEQAFRMGVNFDTAVRGIAGWQTKTL from the coding sequence GTGAGCAATCGGGACAATGAATGCGGTCCAACGCACTCGATAGACGGAGGCAATCATGCGCAAGCTTCTACCGAGCAAAACTTCGGGGACTACCTGCAGAGCTTTGCCGATAGAGAGGGGTGCGATCTGTCCACCATCCTGGCCGAGATACGGAGCTGGTACAACGGCTTCGCTTTTTCGCGCCGCGGCGAGACGGTGTACAATCCCTTTTCGCTACTGCTCCTGCTGGACGGCCAGGATTTCCGCAATTACTGGTTCGAGAGCGGCACGCCCACTTTCCTGATCCAACTGATCCAAAACCAGCACTACGACATCCGACAACTGGACGATCTGAACGTTGGCGAATTGGCCTTCAGCAGCTATGACATCGAACGGCTGCAGGTTCTGCCCCTGCTCTACCAGACGGGCTATCTGACCATCAAAGGCTACGATCCGGAACGGCAACTCTACCGGCTCGGCTATCCCAATCGGGAAGTCGAACAGGCCTTCCGGATGGGAGTCAATTTCGATACGGCCGTCCGGGGCATCGCCGGTTGGCAGACGAAAACGCTCTAG
- a CDS encoding Uma2 family endonuclease, with translation MGVMMATKPITGEELLALGDIGPSELIDGRIVTMTPTGDEHGTIEFNLGSELRAFVRRQRLGRVTGGEVGIYTRRNPDRVRAADIAFISTSRLAQPVKGYLTVAPDLVVEIMSPDDRWQDLREKLAEYFAIGVTWVWVVEPSARKVLVFHSPTMIEEFNEDDTLTGEGVLAGFAVKVADLFSV, from the coding sequence ATGGGTGTCATGATGGCGACGAAGCCGATAACCGGAGAAGAACTGCTGGCGCTGGGCGACATCGGCCCGAGCGAGCTGATTGATGGGAGGATTGTGACCATGACCCCAACCGGCGATGAGCACGGGACGATTGAGTTCAACCTGGGAAGTGAATTGCGCGCCTTCGTGCGTCGGCAGCGCCTGGGGCGAGTCACAGGCGGCGAGGTTGGCATCTACACGCGGCGCAATCCGGATCGCGTGCGCGCCGCCGACATCGCCTTCATCTCGACGAGCCGCCTGGCGCAGCCGGTCAAGGGCTATCTGACCGTGGCGCCCGACCTGGTGGTGGAGATCATGTCACCCGATGACCGCTGGCAGGACCTGCGCGAGAAGTTGGCCGAATACTTCGCCATCGGTGTGACATGGGTCTGGGTCGTCGAACCGTCGGCGCGCAAGGTATTGGTCTTTCATTCGCCCACCATGATCGAGGAATTCAATGAAGATGACACGCTGACCGGCGAGGGCGTATTGGCCGGATTTGCGGTCAAGGTGGCAGATTTGTTCAGCGTCTGA